The Brassica napus cultivar Da-Ae chromosome C7, Da-Ae, whole genome shotgun sequence genomic interval caaaactaacctatgcattgaccagaagtCTTCTCGATGAAAAAGTCTTCTTCGtcgaacagatctgaaaaataaaatgtagttcGCGATTTCATACCTTGAATTCGTGAGATGACTTGCGTGGTTTCTCCAATCACCCAGAACTTTACCACAACAGCTACCTACTCGTTAATCACCAAGAATCGTGAGCTTATGAACCTTCCataatttgtaatcaaaatcttcagtttttttaatgaattttgagagaaagtgtaagatatgtggTTTGTGTGGATAGGAAATGAGAAAAGATgagaaaaaattgaaactttagGGCATTAACACTCTCAATTTGGTAGTTTATGGTGGTTAAGGTATTGATGTCAAAGGCAAAGTTGTAAATATTTGGTAACGATGGGAATGGTAAggtaaaaacattattttcgaaaaaaaaacaaagtaatgACATTTTCGTAAATATCTAGAACTTCTAGGGTGAATTggacaaaacaaaattttaaataaacataaGTTATTTTTGGGCGTTGACTTGAAATTTTGAGTCATTGGTTATTCACCGTGTGATTATTACtatacaaaataaatgaaaaccaaTATAACGTGATTCGGAGttcgaaaataaaatttatatttttttaaattatgttctgCCTATTAACTGTATAACTAGACTAGGACTTTCGGGTACTCGCTAAAATTCGAATcggatattttaaattttgttctaATTTGTATTACATACTAAATCCCTTTCTAATAAATTTGTTAACATGGATCCGTCCCTTTCCAGGTCAGTGGGTGAGTGACAGAGAGGCCGAGAATGTTGAGAGCAGGAAACTCTGATGCAGTGAGCACTGCAACGTTCGACTGGAGATAGTTATCTGCGTCTCCAGCTACAGTAAGTTTGGTGGACTTGAAATCCTGAGCGTTTATACGGATTCTTGCAAGGATAGCCATTAAGATGCTTTGTCCTCCCGGAGCCGTTGGACAAGTGTCTTGCATATTGTCTGAATCCGGAgatacatataagaaaattacaCAAAACAAGATCATGaagaaaaatttaatcaatgtgaataattttttttttttagcaactgTTATCATTGTGAATAATTATGAAGAGCATTTAACTTGTAAATATTCAGATATATAGAAACAGCTAAAAGTGAAGCCAACAATAAAACATACATTCTGTTTCTAGGTGTTATGTTGGCTTAGAGTTGAGTAAAcaacttagagcatgattaacccagaGTTTTTAgaaaccggttcttagcttttttagttaaaagttaagaaacagtttcttaacttccgctaagaacccacTCTAAGAACCCCGGTTTAATCAATGGTCTTAGTGGCTTTTTGAGTAAGATTATGTTCTAAGATGAAAACTGCTCCTAAGTAATACTTTTCACTAATGTTTCAACTTGCTGACGTTGACATTatttcttcttcaagtattttcTTACCTGAATATACAATGTAGCTTTGCTATGACAGGAAACCAAATAAGCTGCATAGGCTTAGCTAAGTTTCATGGAGATTTGGTTAATCCTCAAGTGAGAAGTACAGTACAATGGTTTGGTTCGGTTGGTATACCAAAAGTATTATACAATTGAAGGGAAAACATGAATGATCCTTAGTTTCCATTTTCAGAACTAGAAGTATCTGTTTCATCGCTGTTGTCCTAGCTCTCAAGTATATCTTGGATGAATTTGATAAAAGAGGAGAGTCCACCCAAGAAATTATGGTCGACGACACCATTTCCATCAAGAACATGCGTAAAATCCACCAGCTTTACTTGTGCCCGCGCACCTTCTCCTCCTTTCATCAAAATCGATTCATTCTCATAAAACATATAAACCGAGCAAGAACTGAAATGGTATAGCGTTTGAGTTTCAAACCAAGCTTTAAGCTCTAATAACTGCGCTAATATCCCACTAGAACTGCCATAAACTTCCGAGGCAAATGCACAGTCTGGTATCGAGTCAGCTAGCGAGTTCGATGACACAAACTTCCTTAGAACTAATCTAGCATCATCGACTTTGTACCCATGAACAACCTTGTACTCGACTATCCAAAACCTCGATTCTTGGTGGTCAAAAATCTTAAAACCAGCATGCCTAAACCCCAAGGAAACGGAGGTGGTCTCTCTATCGTTCTTTAGGCATTGGTTGAAATACTGTTGGGATACACCCGGGTACCATGTCCTAGATCCAATCTTAACATCCATT includes:
- the LOC106352393 gene encoding inositol polyphosphate multikinase beta, with translation MKMLKDPEHQVAGHMAKDGRLGPLVDGEGRFFKPFQSNGRGENEAKFYESFSSNKNVPDHIRGYFPVYHGTQVVEASNGSGKLPHIVLDDVVYGYPNPSGMDVKIGSRTWYPGVSQQYFNQCLKNDRETTSVSLGFRHAGFKIFDHQESRFWIVEYKVVHGYKVDDARLVLRKFVSSNSLADSIPDCAFASEVYGSSSGILAQLLELKAWFETQTLYHFSSCSVYMFYENESILMKGGEGARAQVKLVDFTHVLDGNGVVDHNFLGGLSSFIKFIQDILES